One stretch of Macrotis lagotis isolate mMagLag1 chromosome 7, bilby.v1.9.chrom.fasta, whole genome shotgun sequence DNA includes these proteins:
- the LOC141493760 gene encoding olfactory receptor-like protein OLF3, producing MAYNNQTWVNEFILLGLSNDWKIQIYLFVLFLVMYLVTMLGNFLIIHLIRLDTRLHTPMYFFLSILSFVDICYINSTVPQMLIHFLSSRKSIPFYSCVLQLYISLALGGTEFFLLGAMAYDRYVAVCYPLHYTVIMHGGLCMALAATCWAAGFLNSLMETIITFRLPLCKNIINHFVCETLAVLRLVCVDISVNKIMVTFSGFVVIMLPCSLVLFSYAQIVKAILHIRSTQGRRKAFGTCASHLTVVSLCFGATIFTYMCPQATSSAEQEKMVALFYATVAPMLNPMIYSLRNKEVMGAMRRAIGRFS from the coding sequence ATGGCCTATAACAACCAGACATGGGTGAATGAGTTCATCCTCTTAGGGTTATCTAATGACTGGAAGATTCAGATTTACCTCTTTGTCCTCTTCCTGGTCATGTATTTGGTGACTATGCTGGGAAACTTCCTTATCATCCACCTGATCAGGTTGGACACCCGACTCCATACCCCAATGTACTTCTTCCTCAGTATCCTTTCTTTTGTGGATATCTGCTACATAAACAGCACTGTCCCACAAATGCTTATTCATTTTCTGTCTTCAAGGAAGTctatcccattttatagctgtGTGCTTCAGCTCTATATCTCACTGGCACTGGGTGGGACTGAGTTCTTCCTACTGGGAGCAATGGCCTATGACCGCTATGTAGCAGTGTGCTATCCCCTACACTACACAGTCATCATGCATGGAGGGCTGTGCATGGCTTTGGCAGCTACCTGTTGGGCTGCTGGTTTCTTGAACTCACTCATGGAGACAATCATCACCTTTCGACTCCCCCTATGTAAGAATATTATTAATCACTTTGTCTGTGAGACACTAGCAGTGCTACGTTTGGTTTGTGTGGACATTTCTGTCAACAAGATCATGGTGACCTTCTCAGGTTTTGTGGTCATTATGTTACCCTGTTCTTTGGTCTTGTTCTCCTATGCCCAAATTGTTAAAGCCATTCTGCATATCCGTTCTACTCAAGGACGTCGCAAAGCCTTTGGGACTTGTGCTTCCCATCTCACTGTGGTCTCCCTTTGTTTTGGGGCCACTATATTCACCTACATGTGTCCCCAGGCCACCTCCTCAGCAGAACAAGAAAAGATGGTTGCCTTATTCTACGCTACAGTGGCCCCTATGCTAAACCCTATGATCTATAGCCTGAGGAACAAGGAAGTGATGGGTGCTATGAGAAGAGCAATAGGAAGATTTTCTTGA